Proteins from one Pseudarthrobacter sp. BIM B-2242 genomic window:
- a CDS encoding dihydrofolate reductase family protein, translated as MLAGDRTVETAPGDVGGQELAAGLADEVRMYAAPVVFGSGKRYFGSVHAQPLLEDP; from the coding sequence GTGCTCGCGGGTGACCGCACCGTCGAGACAGCTCCTGGCGACGTCGGTGGCCAGGAGCTTGCCGCGGGTCTGGCCGACGAGGTGCGCATGTACGCCGCACCTGTCGTGTTCGGATCCGGCAAGCGCTACTTCGGGTCGGTTCACGCGCAGCCCCTGTTGGAGGACCCCTGA
- a CDS encoding DDE-type integrase/transposase/recombinase: MVDAKAWKTIALTFAGKLVTAGWSAVKACALVGVHRTSWYRHLTPPAPAGITVPHLDRDYPNRISTAEADEFMALLNSEEYADLSVTQAYYRMLDAGYCPFSIAAAHRIVARHGQNGDRREQRPGNGPKRAKPVHAATAPNQLWSWDITMLHGPGKHTYKLYTIMDVFSRKVVGHRVEHTETAALASALIRDAVAGNKRTPAVLHADNGAPMRAGTTLELARDLGITLSYSRPRVSDDNPYSESLFRTVKYDLDFPDGSKTLGTRGSTWRRSSPATTPTTATAD, from the coding sequence GTGGTTGATGCCAAAGCCTGGAAAACCATCGCCCTGACCTTCGCCGGGAAACTGGTGACAGCCGGCTGGTCAGCAGTGAAAGCGTGCGCCCTGGTCGGGGTTCACCGCACCAGCTGGTATCGGCATCTGACCCCGCCGGCTCCGGCCGGGATCACCGTTCCGCACCTCGACCGGGACTATCCGAACCGGATCAGCACGGCCGAGGCAGACGAATTCATGGCGCTGCTCAATTCCGAGGAATACGCCGATCTCTCGGTCACCCAGGCCTATTACCGGATGCTGGACGCGGGCTACTGCCCGTTCTCGATTGCGGCAGCGCACCGAATCGTGGCCCGCCACGGGCAGAACGGCGACCGCCGCGAACAACGCCCCGGCAACGGCCCCAAACGGGCTAAACCCGTCCACGCGGCGACGGCTCCAAATCAGCTCTGGAGTTGGGACATCACCATGCTCCACGGCCCCGGCAAACACACCTACAAGCTCTACACAATCATGGATGTGTTCTCCCGAAAGGTCGTCGGCCACCGCGTCGAACACACCGAAACGGCCGCTCTCGCCTCGGCCCTGATCCGGGACGCCGTCGCCGGCAACAAACGCACGCCTGCCGTGCTCCACGCCGACAACGGAGCCCCGATGCGGGCAGGCACCACGTTGGAACTTGCCCGCGATTTGGGCATCACCCTGTCCTACTCCCGGCCCCGGGTCTCCGATGACAACCCGTACTCGGAATCCCTGTTCAGAACCGTGAAATATGACCTGGATTTCCCCGACGGTTCCAAGACCTTGGGCACGCGCGGGAGCACTTGGCGACGTTCTTCACCAGCTACAACACCCACCACCGCCACAGCGGACTGA
- a CDS encoding D-arabinono-1,4-lactone oxidase, producing MKNWAGNLEYSATDVRHPTSVAGLADLVAGSGRVKALGSRHSFNRVGDTDGMHILMDSLPQEIELDSDRRIVRVSGGVSYGALCRTLDKDGFAIHNLASLPHISVAGAVQTGTHGSGVDNPSLAGAVERIELVRPSGEQVSLSREDGDEFLGSVVGLGALGIVTGLELAVRPGFTMRQRVLENVPWELALADFPVLVSSAYSVSLFTDYAGDAIRQVWLKALDSQPVQTKLFGATPATQPRHPLPGMSGENCTTQLDEPGPWLDRLPHFRHEFTPSNGEELQSEYILPLEHGPAAIQAVRSIADTLAPLLFVSEIRTGAADEFWLSPFYRQQSVALHFTWKPLQADVEAVLPALEELLRPFGARPHWGKLFTPSTHDWEALYPRFADFRALADMHDPDGKFRNALLDNILGVRAASLR from the coding sequence ATGAAGAACTGGGCAGGAAACCTCGAATACTCGGCCACCGACGTCCGCCATCCAACCTCAGTGGCCGGGCTTGCCGATCTGGTGGCCGGCTCGGGCCGCGTGAAGGCCCTCGGCTCCCGGCACTCGTTCAACCGTGTGGGCGACACGGACGGCATGCACATACTTATGGACTCCCTGCCCCAGGAAATCGAGCTCGATTCAGACCGGCGGATCGTCCGGGTCAGCGGAGGCGTCAGCTACGGGGCACTGTGCCGCACGCTGGACAAGGACGGCTTCGCGATCCATAACCTCGCTTCGCTTCCGCACATCTCGGTGGCTGGCGCCGTTCAGACCGGAACGCACGGCTCGGGCGTGGATAACCCCTCCCTGGCCGGCGCCGTCGAACGCATTGAGTTGGTCCGGCCCTCGGGCGAACAGGTGTCCCTCTCCCGAGAAGACGGGGATGAGTTCCTGGGCAGCGTGGTGGGCCTCGGGGCCCTTGGCATTGTCACAGGCCTGGAACTCGCTGTCCGGCCAGGCTTCACGATGCGGCAGCGGGTCCTGGAAAACGTGCCGTGGGAGCTGGCTCTGGCCGACTTCCCGGTCCTGGTATCAAGCGCGTACAGCGTCAGCCTCTTCACTGATTACGCGGGAGACGCCATCAGGCAGGTCTGGCTCAAGGCCCTCGACTCCCAGCCAGTCCAGACCAAGCTGTTCGGCGCAACGCCGGCCACGCAGCCCAGGCATCCCCTGCCCGGCATGTCCGGGGAGAACTGCACGACGCAATTGGATGAACCCGGTCCGTGGCTGGACCGGCTGCCTCATTTTCGGCACGAATTCACTCCCAGCAACGGCGAGGAACTACAGAGCGAGTACATCCTGCCCCTGGAGCACGGACCCGCAGCCATCCAGGCCGTCCGCAGCATCGCGGACACGCTGGCCCCGCTGCTGTTCGTCTCCGAAATCCGCACCGGGGCAGCCGACGAGTTCTGGCTCAGCCCCTTCTACAGGCAGCAAAGCGTGGCACTGCACTTCACCTGGAAGCCGCTTCAGGCCGACGTCGAAGCGGTCCTCCCGGCCTTGGAGGAGCTTCTCCGGCCCTTCGGGGCAAGGCCGCACTGGGGAAAACTGTTCACGCCGTCCACTCACGACTGGGAGGCTCTGTACCCGAGGTTCGCCGATTTCCGGGCTCTGGCAGATATGCACGATCCGGATGGAAAGTTCCGGAACGCACTGCTTGACAACATCCTCGGCGTGCGCGCGGCCAGCCTGCGTTAG
- a CDS encoding glycoside hydrolase family 27 protein — protein MTLAPTPPMGWNSWDCYGTTVTEGEVLANAAFMAEHLLPYGWDTVVVDIQWYEPAARAGGYNDGAALELDAFGRQLPAVNRFPSARDGMGFRLLADRIHGMGLKFGLHVMRGIPRQAVRNRLPVEGAGFTADQIADESSACDWNTDNYGLNHQHPGAQAYYDSQLRLFAEWGVDFVKADDMLGPYYAAEIAAYQRAIQRSGREMVLSLSPGRALSLAHLEHLRGNAHMWRVSDDLWDVWEDVEAQFARMARWAPHQQGGSWADADMLPVGRLALRAERGAERLSRLTLDEQQTMMTLWCIARSPLMLGCDLPSSPPETLQLLTNRDLLAVLNASRNNRELLRDGDLVVWAAESTTSADRYVAVFNTGMADLVRTLPAGDLALPSEPPQGHIGGDTPWEVREAWSGECAVLVLQHGTPALDIKLSGHGAQLYRFSQAWAEGAGVGRPAVPPL, from the coding sequence ATGACACTCGCACCGACGCCACCAATGGGCTGGAACAGCTGGGACTGCTACGGGACTACGGTCACTGAGGGGGAGGTGCTTGCCAATGCTGCGTTTATGGCCGAGCACCTGCTCCCTTATGGCTGGGACACGGTGGTGGTGGACATCCAGTGGTACGAGCCCGCTGCGCGGGCGGGCGGCTACAACGACGGCGCGGCCTTGGAACTGGACGCGTTCGGGCGGCAACTGCCCGCCGTCAACCGGTTCCCGTCCGCTCGGGACGGCATGGGATTCAGGCTGCTGGCAGACAGGATTCATGGCATGGGGCTGAAGTTCGGCCTGCATGTCATGCGCGGAATTCCACGGCAGGCCGTCCGGAACAGGCTACCGGTGGAGGGCGCAGGTTTTACCGCCGATCAGATTGCCGACGAATCGTCCGCCTGTGACTGGAACACTGACAACTACGGCCTGAACCACCAGCATCCCGGCGCCCAGGCCTATTACGATTCACAACTGCGTCTCTTCGCCGAATGGGGCGTGGATTTCGTCAAGGCCGACGACATGCTGGGACCCTACTACGCTGCTGAAATTGCCGCGTATCAGCGGGCAATTCAGCGTTCCGGGCGGGAGATGGTCCTGAGCCTCTCGCCGGGCCGCGCACTATCGCTGGCGCACCTTGAGCATCTCCGCGGCAACGCGCACATGTGGCGCGTTTCAGATGACCTGTGGGATGTCTGGGAAGACGTGGAGGCGCAGTTCGCCCGGATGGCCCGCTGGGCGCCCCATCAGCAAGGGGGTTCCTGGGCCGACGCCGACATGCTCCCCGTGGGCCGACTCGCCCTGCGCGCCGAACGCGGCGCTGAACGGCTGAGCAGGCTGACCCTGGACGAACAGCAGACCATGATGACGCTTTGGTGCATTGCCCGGTCGCCGCTCATGCTGGGCTGCGACCTTCCGTCCTCGCCGCCGGAGACACTTCAACTCCTGACCAACCGCGATCTCCTTGCCGTCCTCAATGCGAGCCGCAACAACCGTGAACTCCTGCGCGACGGGGATCTGGTGGTGTGGGCGGCGGAAAGCACGACGTCGGCTGACCGTTACGTGGCGGTGTTCAACACCGGGATGGCCGACTTGGTCCGGACACTTCCGGCGGGGGATCTCGCCCTGCCGTCCGAACCCCCTCAAGGTCACATCGGCGGGGACACCCCGTGGGAGGTGCGGGAGGCCTGGAGTGGTGAGTGTGCCGTGCTGGTCCTGCAGCACGGCACACCTGCTTTGGACATCAAGCTTTCCGGCCACGGCGCGCAGCTCTACAGGTTCAGCCAAGCCTGGGCTGAGGGCGCTGGCGTTGGGCGGCCGGCCGTGCCGCCGCTGTAG
- a CDS encoding glycoside hydrolase family 43 protein — MKSRSFAVLASGLMAITGLTLSALALPPAAASTPVQAATEGTAATAFNAPAVRKALPADLPGGKSVVGDTSPIHDPALIIADDGTWYVYSTGLVNRENGGTIQVWSSHDEGTTWEYTGTVWEEIPAWIDEHFSDGELPGNLWAPEITEHDGTYYLYYSASRFGGSNSLTALATNTTLDPTDPEYEWVDQGLVVSSPATGLDPNNPGKTFNAIDAGIIEDADGTPYMAIGSFWYGIFLVPIEWPTGKPVAGWQSQTVNIADRFMAGNPIEAPYITEHDGYYYLFVSFDSCCRGGDSTYKVAVGRSASVKGPYLDKDGRDMFGGGGSVVLDSHGAITGPGGQSVFGDYLAFHYYDASNEEIPYFPTLGLQRINWVDGWPTFDQTVELPAVQKQPKATAVKAGKKATFSATATGTPGPVAVWETSSDGGTTWQPAGTQPATRRTDEGTYRSTLEFTADPEQDGVQVRAVFRNAHGKVTTAAVGLSVK, encoded by the coding sequence ATGAAGTCACGTTCTTTTGCTGTGCTCGCATCAGGTCTGATGGCGATCACCGGCCTCACCCTGTCAGCTCTTGCGCTGCCTCCAGCCGCAGCTTCGACTCCGGTCCAGGCAGCGACGGAGGGCACCGCTGCAACGGCTTTTAATGCCCCGGCCGTCCGGAAGGCGCTGCCCGCGGACCTTCCAGGCGGCAAATCTGTTGTGGGTGATACCTCTCCCATTCACGATCCCGCCCTGATCATCGCCGACGACGGCACGTGGTACGTGTACTCCACCGGCCTCGTGAACCGGGAAAACGGCGGCACCATCCAGGTGTGGTCATCGCATGATGAAGGAACCACATGGGAGTACACGGGCACCGTCTGGGAGGAAATCCCCGCTTGGATCGATGAGCACTTCTCCGACGGCGAACTCCCCGGGAATCTCTGGGCGCCGGAAATCACCGAACATGACGGAACCTACTATCTCTATTACTCGGCGTCGCGCTTTGGCGGCAGCAACTCTTTGACAGCACTGGCCACCAACACCACCCTGGATCCCACCGATCCGGAATATGAGTGGGTGGACCAAGGCTTGGTGGTGTCCTCGCCGGCCACGGGCCTGGATCCCAACAACCCCGGCAAAACGTTCAACGCGATCGACGCCGGAATCATCGAGGATGCCGACGGCACTCCCTACATGGCGATCGGATCGTTCTGGTACGGGATCTTCCTGGTCCCCATCGAATGGCCTACCGGGAAACCCGTGGCCGGCTGGCAGTCCCAAACAGTGAATATTGCAGACCGGTTTATGGCCGGCAACCCCATCGAGGCCCCGTACATCACCGAACACGACGGCTACTACTACCTGTTTGTCTCGTTCGACTCCTGCTGCCGCGGCGGTGACTCCACCTACAAGGTGGCGGTGGGACGTTCCGCCTCGGTGAAGGGCCCGTACCTGGACAAGGACGGCCGGGACATGTTCGGCGGCGGCGGGTCGGTGGTCCTCGATTCGCACGGCGCGATCACCGGACCCGGCGGCCAGTCCGTCTTTGGCGATTACCTGGCGTTCCACTACTACGACGCTTCCAATGAGGAGATTCCCTACTTCCCCACGCTTGGCCTGCAGAGGATCAACTGGGTGGACGGCTGGCCGACCTTTGACCAGACGGTGGAACTGCCCGCGGTGCAGAAGCAGCCCAAGGCCACGGCCGTGAAGGCAGGCAAGAAAGCTACCTTCAGTGCCACCGCCACGGGAACACCCGGACCGGTTGCAGTCTGGGAAACATCGTCCGACGGCGGCACCACCTGGCAGCCCGCAGGCACCCAGCCTGCCACCCGGCGGACGGACGAGGGCACCTACCGCTCCACGCTGGAGTTCACGGCCGATCCCGAACAGGACGGAGTGCAGGTCCGCGCAGTGTTCCGGAACGCGCACGGCAAGGTGACCACCGCCGCCGTCGGACTTTCCGTCAAGTGA
- a CDS encoding sugar ABC transporter substrate-binding protein has translation MMKSRPMAATLALFTAAGLMLGGCSAPTGGDTGEKKLTFMFRGGEDEKKAYEKAVAQFETENSVDVDIIVTTADQYATKLKAAIAGKQVPDVFYIGPGDVQAYVQNGIVKDITEYVEGSDTINLDNIWEYGVDSYRFDGKRVGEGAIYALPKDVGPFSFGYNKTMLEKAGIPLPDKDKPYTFDEFVAAAKKLTADTNGDGTLDQWGTGLNVQWNLQPFVWSNGADWLNEDRTKVTVDTPEFAESLQWFADLQNVHGVTPSVAEAQTLDTYQRWMKGEIGFFPIAPWDLSTYQKLGFDWDVIPYPAGESGKSASWIGTLGIAVSENTKHPEDAVKLVEFLTANKEAQQSLVDAGIQIPNLKDMAETWAADTTTKPANKAEFLEIVKDYGRALPGGNTFNAEWYDELFTNIQPVLDGKQTAADYLKEAQPRMQEFLDAANQQAGN, from the coding sequence ATGATGAAGTCACGTCCCATGGCCGCTACCCTGGCGCTCTTTACCGCCGCCGGCCTCATGCTTGGCGGATGTTCCGCCCCCACCGGTGGGGACACCGGCGAAAAGAAGCTGACCTTTATGTTCCGCGGCGGGGAGGACGAGAAGAAGGCCTACGAAAAAGCCGTTGCGCAGTTTGAAACAGAAAACAGCGTGGACGTGGACATCATCGTCACCACCGCCGACCAGTACGCCACCAAGCTGAAGGCCGCCATTGCCGGCAAACAGGTTCCGGACGTGTTCTACATCGGCCCCGGCGACGTCCAGGCCTATGTGCAGAACGGCATCGTCAAGGACATCACCGAATACGTGGAGGGCTCCGACACGATCAACCTGGACAACATCTGGGAATACGGCGTGGACAGCTACCGCTTCGACGGAAAGCGCGTGGGCGAAGGTGCCATTTACGCCCTGCCCAAGGACGTGGGACCGTTCTCTTTCGGCTACAACAAGACCATGCTGGAAAAGGCAGGAATCCCACTGCCGGACAAGGACAAGCCCTACACCTTCGACGAATTTGTTGCTGCAGCCAAGAAGCTCACAGCCGACACCAACGGTGACGGCACGCTGGACCAGTGGGGCACCGGCCTTAACGTCCAGTGGAACCTGCAGCCGTTCGTTTGGTCCAACGGCGCTGACTGGCTCAACGAGGACCGCACCAAGGTCACCGTGGACACCCCGGAGTTCGCCGAATCCCTCCAGTGGTTCGCCGACCTGCAGAACGTCCACGGTGTGACGCCCTCCGTGGCCGAAGCCCAGACCCTCGACACTTACCAGCGCTGGATGAAGGGCGAGATCGGCTTCTTCCCCATCGCCCCCTGGGACCTGTCCACCTACCAGAAGCTGGGCTTCGACTGGGATGTGATCCCCTACCCGGCGGGCGAATCCGGTAAGAGCGCAAGCTGGATCGGCACGCTCGGCATCGCCGTCTCCGAAAACACCAAACACCCGGAGGACGCCGTCAAACTCGTCGAATTCCTGACCGCCAACAAGGAAGCCCAGCAGAGCCTGGTTGACGCCGGGATCCAAATTCCCAACCTGAAGGACATGGCGGAGACCTGGGCCGCTGACACCACCACCAAACCGGCCAACAAGGCCGAGTTCCTGGAGATCGTCAAGGACTACGGCCGCGCCCTCCCCGGCGGCAACACCTTCAACGCCGAGTGGTACGACGAACTGTTCACCAATATCCAGCCCGTGCTGGACGGCAAGCAGACCGCCGCGGACTACCTGAAGGAAGCACAGCCCAGGATGCAGGAATTCCTGGACGCCGCCAACCAGCAGGCCGGCAACTAG
- a CDS encoding carbohydrate ABC transporter permease, whose translation MTTITRPRRSRLHRKEHQAALLFVAIPVIGFLLFTLFPLLFSVYASFTNWNGISAPVFKGLDNYTRMFGDRYFLKSLWNTLFMMIGIPVGLVISLALALAMNRKMRGTTFFRTVYYLPVISSIAAVAILWQWAFNGDFGLINQGLGLIGIDGPNWLQDTATVKPALIIMAVWKGLGYSMLLYLAALQSVPRYLYEAAALDGATAWQQFRHITIPMVRPVTFFLIVTSIIGGSQIFVEINIMTPTGGPEFESASIVWYIWQKAFDNLQMGYASAMSVVLGLLVFIITFIQFRLNRRNQFSID comes from the coding sequence ATGACAACCATCACGCGCCCGCGACGCTCGCGGCTTCACCGGAAGGAACACCAGGCCGCGCTGCTCTTTGTTGCCATACCGGTGATCGGGTTCCTCCTCTTCACGCTTTTCCCCCTGCTGTTTTCCGTCTATGCGTCCTTCACCAACTGGAACGGCATCTCCGCGCCGGTATTCAAAGGCCTGGACAACTACACCAGGATGTTCGGCGACCGCTACTTCCTGAAGTCGCTGTGGAACACACTGTTCATGATGATCGGCATCCCCGTCGGCCTGGTCATCTCGCTCGCTCTGGCGCTGGCGATGAACCGCAAGATGCGCGGCACCACATTCTTCCGCACCGTCTACTACCTTCCCGTGATCTCTTCCATCGCCGCCGTCGCCATCCTGTGGCAGTGGGCGTTCAACGGCGATTTCGGCCTGATCAACCAGGGCCTGGGCCTGATCGGCATTGACGGCCCCAACTGGCTGCAGGACACGGCCACCGTGAAACCGGCGCTGATCATTATGGCCGTCTGGAAGGGGTTGGGGTATTCCATGCTGCTGTACCTGGCCGCGCTGCAGTCCGTGCCGCGCTACCTGTACGAGGCGGCCGCCCTGGACGGGGCCACCGCGTGGCAGCAGTTCCGCCACATCACCATCCCGATGGTCCGTCCGGTGACGTTCTTCCTCATTGTCACCAGCATCATCGGCGGTTCGCAGATCTTCGTGGAGATCAACATCATGACCCCCACAGGCGGCCCGGAGTTCGAGTCGGCGTCCATCGTCTGGTACATCTGGCAAAAAGCGTTCGACAACCTCCAGATGGGCTACGCCTCCGCAATGTCCGTGGTCCTGGGACTGCTGGTGTTCATCATTACCTTCATCCAGTTCCGGCTCAACCGCCGCAACCAGTTTTCGATCGATTGA
- a CDS encoding carbohydrate ABC transporter permease, with amino-acid sequence MSAQNVITTPPLEPTEAIPATGGRGRTGGPGRDGQRSAKSSLKLGNIITTLILSVGAVIMIAPLAWTFSTSLKTKDGVFELPPQWIPDPFVWENYARIWTAGPLMTGIQNSLIVACSVTIIGSLTSALAAFAFAKMRMPFKNVLFLGLLSGLMIPFPTLMIPQFTIFASIGWVDTLLPLIVPGLFGNIIMIFFLRQFLNSVPDSIVEAARIDGASYLQIFWTLIMPAIRPALAAQFILWFMAVWNDYLAPIIYLNSPGTQTLQLVIANFNAQYAIQTDYPLIMAASFVALLPVLIVFIVFQRQIIESIALSGSKG; translated from the coding sequence ATGTCCGCACAGAACGTCATCACCACCCCTCCACTGGAACCCACCGAAGCCATCCCCGCCACTGGCGGACGGGGCCGGACGGGCGGTCCGGGCAGGGACGGCCAGCGCTCGGCAAAGTCGTCATTGAAGCTGGGCAACATCATTACCACCCTCATCCTGTCGGTGGGCGCCGTCATCATGATTGCCCCGCTGGCCTGGACCTTCTCCACGTCCCTGAAGACCAAGGACGGCGTGTTCGAACTGCCCCCACAGTGGATTCCGGACCCGTTCGTCTGGGAAAACTACGCCCGGATCTGGACCGCCGGACCGCTGATGACAGGCATCCAGAACAGCCTCATTGTGGCCTGTTCGGTGACGATCATCGGCTCGCTCACCTCGGCGCTGGCAGCCTTTGCCTTCGCCAAGATGCGGATGCCGTTCAAGAACGTCCTGTTCCTGGGGCTGCTGTCCGGCCTGATGATCCCGTTCCCCACGCTGATGATTCCGCAGTTCACCATCTTCGCCAGCATCGGCTGGGTGGACACCCTCCTGCCGCTGATCGTGCCGGGACTCTTCGGCAACATCATCATGATCTTCTTCCTGCGCCAGTTCCTGAACAGCGTCCCGGACTCCATCGTGGAAGCTGCCAGGATCGACGGCGCGTCCTACCTGCAGATCTTCTGGACCCTGATCATGCCCGCCATCCGGCCGGCCCTCGCGGCCCAGTTCATCCTCTGGTTCATGGCTGTGTGGAACGACTACCTGGCGCCCATCATCTACCTGAACTCTCCCGGCACCCAGACACTGCAGCTGGTCATCGCAAACTTCAACGCCCAGTACGCCATCCAGACCGACTACCCGCTGATCATGGCTGCCTCGTTCGTCGCGCTGCTTCCCGTGCTGATCGTCTTCATCGTCTTCCAGCGCCAGATCATCGAATCCATCGCCCTCTCCGGGTCCAAGGGCTAA